The following proteins are co-located in the Desulfoscipio sp. XC116 genome:
- a CDS encoding DUF441 domain-containing protein — protein MAFLGQAGVLLLVIIILGIVGHNYVVAAAAGALLALRLLHGEALFPILEKNALNIGIGIITLAILIPFASGGIGWAELYRTLASPTGLVALAAGIFVAFLGGRGVGFLTGHPQIMIGLMAGTIVGVAFFRGVPVGPLIAAGMVALVMGVFGYGK, from the coding sequence GTGGCATTTTTGGGGCAGGCGGGTGTTTTGCTCCTGGTCATAATTATACTGGGCATTGTGGGGCATAATTATGTGGTGGCGGCTGCCGCGGGGGCGCTGCTGGCCTTGCGTTTGCTGCACGGCGAGGCGCTGTTTCCCATACTGGAAAAAAACGCGCTCAATATAGGTATAGGCATTATTACCCTGGCGATTTTAATACCCTTTGCCAGCGGGGGTATTGGCTGGGCCGAACTGTATAGAACGCTGGCCAGCCCCACCGGGCTGGTGGCTCTGGCTGCGGGTATTTTTGTAGCTTTTTTGGGAGGGCGGGGAGTCGGTTTTCTTACCGGCCATCCCCAGATAATGATAGGGCTGATGGCCGGCACTATAGTGGGCGTGGCCTTCTTTAGGGGCGTGCCGGTGGGGCCGCTTATCGCCGCGGGCATGGTAGCGCTGGTCATGGGAGTATTCGGCTATGGCAAGTAA
- a CDS encoding helix-turn-helix transcriptional regulator has protein sequence MKINKELLKGSTVILILSLLERKHMYGYEIIKEIEKHSGGVFAFKEGTLYPILHSLEAKEMVEAYWTESEGARRRKYYRLTDLGRLQLKERKTEWAVFRSTVDKILGEGAVYGLGTQ, from the coding sequence ATGAAAATTAACAAGGAATTGCTAAAAGGCAGCACCGTCATATTAATCCTTTCGTTGCTTGAGCGTAAGCATATGTACGGCTATGAAATCATCAAGGAAATTGAAAAGCACTCCGGTGGCGTTTTTGCTTTTAAGGAAGGCACTCTTTACCCGATACTACACTCCCTGGAAGCGAAGGAAATGGTTGAAGCATATTGGACCGAGTCCGAAGGCGCCCGACGCAGAAAATACTATCGTTTAACGGATTTAGGCAGGCTGCAGCTCAAGGAAAGAAAGACCGAGTGGGCTGTTTTCCGCTCCACAGTGGATAAGATTTTAGGGGAGGGGGCTGTATATGGACTTGGAACACAATGA
- a CDS encoding FtsW/RodA/SpoVE family cell cycle protein, which translates to MDLEHNENIRTYLDAVCSQIKWRDMHAQIRMELLSHISELVEEYEQGGTLEEDAVKQALDHMGNALELGKNLHHVHRPRIEWSIVAIVASFLGLGLFTLYSLEVNGLLMVEASSLFIRSIIFTLAGVLIAVGVNFFNYQNLKSLSWHLYIGTLLVWLYVLWQGPLYMDKPYLHLGFISIDFVEAAPFFLAIAIAGIFADWDWDWHQPNCLLKAFTMLMIPVILALMSPSMTAAFLYTLVFLIIMRVSGAKIKDIGLIILFPLALTIFSVVICPYRMAHLGAFLNPRQDPQGSGYMVIQSIEAIRSAGFWGQGFNLPAGTLPCVHTELIFACIVYSFGWVAGLAVVVLATALFIRILRVARLVKDRYGRLLVSGLVGMLMIQFYWNILMTLGLAPLAGFSLPLVSYGGSQLIVQLVLFGLLLSIYRRKDVVAAL; encoded by the coding sequence ATGGACTTGGAACACAATGAAAATATCCGAACCTATCTTGATGCCGTATGTTCGCAGATTAAATGGCGGGACATGCATGCCCAGATAAGAATGGAATTGTTAAGCCATATTAGTGAATTGGTTGAAGAGTATGAGCAGGGAGGTACTCTAGAAGAAGATGCGGTTAAGCAGGCACTTGATCACATGGGCAATGCCCTGGAATTGGGAAAAAATTTGCATCATGTTCACAGGCCGCGCATTGAATGGAGTATAGTTGCCATAGTTGCCTCTTTTCTTGGTCTTGGGCTTTTTACCCTGTATTCTCTGGAAGTTAACGGCCTGCTCATGGTAGAAGCATCTTCGCTGTTTATAAGGAGCATTATTTTTACGCTGGCCGGTGTGCTGATAGCGGTGGGCGTGAACTTTTTCAATTACCAAAATCTCAAGTCCCTCTCCTGGCATTTATACATAGGGACGCTGCTGGTTTGGCTTTATGTGCTTTGGCAGGGACCGCTTTATATGGATAAACCTTATTTGCATCTAGGTTTTATCAGCATTGATTTTGTTGAAGCCGCCCCTTTTTTCCTGGCCATTGCCATTGCCGGTATCTTTGCGGATTGGGATTGGGACTGGCATCAGCCAAACTGCTTGCTAAAAGCTTTTACGATGCTGATGATTCCGGTTATACTGGCTTTGATGAGTCCCTCCATGACAGCGGCCTTTTTGTATACACTGGTTTTCTTGATCATTATGCGAGTGTCCGGGGCTAAAATAAAAGACATTGGCTTAATTATTTTGTTTCCCCTGGCTCTGACCATTTTTAGCGTGGTAATATGTCCTTACCGTATGGCGCACCTTGGGGCATTTTTAAACCCTCGCCAGGATCCCCAGGGTAGTGGGTATATGGTCATACAATCAATTGAAGCTATCCGGTCAGCCGGATTTTGGGGGCAGGGTTTTAACTTGCCCGCGGGAACCCTGCCCTGTGTGCATACTGAGTTGATTTTTGCCTGTATCGTATATAGTTTTGGCTGGGTGGCCGGTTTGGCTGTGGTGGTTTTGGCAACTGCTTTATTCATCAGAATCTTGCGGGTTGCCAGACTGGTAAAAGACCGTTACGGCCGGTTACTGGTCAGTGGCCTGGTGGGTATGCTTATGATTCAGTTTTACTGGAATATCCTAATGACACTCGGGTTGGCCCCCTTGGCCGGGTTCAGCCTGCCGTTGGTCAGCTACGGCGGTTCCCAACTAATTGTCCAGTTGGTGCTATTTGGCTTGCTATTAAGCATATACCGGCGCAAAGATGTTGTCGCGGCTTTGTAG
- a CDS encoding IS110 family transposase, translated as MKRTQNEKIMQIRIETLVVGIDIGKETHYARAFDYRGIELGKLLKFSNTAEGFKLLDRWMQDICKQQGKSEIIAGFEPTGHYWFSLGDHLKRQGHKLAIVNPFHVKRTKELDDNSPTKNDRKDPKTIAMLVKDGRYREVYIPDKIYQELREAVDERERLQKQLTAIHNRVVRWLDIRFPEFDGVFKKWTGKTALLTLRIYSTPAKVLEAGADKILATWRTVVKRSVGIKRAQALVKAATNSIGRTNGHVASEASLQNLLAEYELYCVQLERLEQLILELLLQVPNAVKLLGIKGVGLVTATTFVGETGDIHRFEDPRQIQKLAGFNLVENSSGKHKGKTTISHRGRKRLRHGLFMTMIAILGKNPEFRELHHRNLTREKNPLNKMQSIVALCGKLIRVFYAILSKGVDYNPEKMMGDIQQSVKTAA; from the coding sequence ATGAAGCGTACACAAAACGAGAAGATTATGCAAATCAGAATTGAAACCTTGGTAGTCGGAATCGACATTGGGAAAGAAACCCACTACGCCAGAGCCTTTGATTACAGAGGGATTGAACTGGGTAAGCTGCTGAAATTCAGCAACACGGCGGAAGGATTTAAACTCCTGGACCGATGGATGCAGGACATTTGCAAGCAGCAAGGAAAGTCGGAAATCATCGCCGGCTTTGAGCCCACTGGACATTACTGGTTTTCATTGGGTGACCATCTCAAGCGCCAAGGCCATAAACTGGCCATAGTCAACCCATTCCATGTCAAACGCACCAAGGAACTGGATGACAACAGCCCCACCAAGAATGACCGCAAGGACCCGAAGACAATCGCCATGCTGGTGAAAGACGGGCGTTACCGGGAGGTGTACATCCCGGACAAGATCTATCAAGAACTACGGGAAGCGGTGGATGAAAGAGAGCGGCTGCAAAAGCAGCTAACTGCTATCCACAACAGGGTTGTTCGCTGGCTGGATATCCGGTTTCCAGAGTTTGACGGTGTATTCAAGAAATGGACAGGAAAAACGGCGCTTCTGACGCTTCGGATATATTCTACACCAGCCAAGGTTTTGGAAGCCGGCGCGGACAAAATACTGGCCACCTGGAGGACAGTTGTAAAGCGCTCTGTGGGCATAAAAAGAGCACAAGCGCTGGTAAAAGCTGCAACCAACAGCATTGGCAGAACCAACGGCCATGTAGCTTCAGAAGCCAGCTTGCAGAACCTGCTTGCTGAGTACGAATTGTACTGTGTACAGCTTGAACGCTTGGAACAACTGATATTGGAACTGTTGCTTCAAGTTCCGAACGCAGTCAAACTCTTGGGCATCAAGGGAGTTGGTTTGGTTACAGCCACAACCTTTGTCGGTGAAACCGGTGATATCCACAGGTTCGAAGACCCACGGCAGATACAAAAGCTGGCCGGCTTCAACCTGGTAGAGAACAGTTCCGGCAAGCACAAAGGAAAGACCACCATCAGTCACCGGGGACGGAAGCGGTTACGACATGGGCTGTTCATGACCATGATCGCCATCCTGGGCAAGAATCCGGAGTTTAGGGAACTGCACCACCGCAACCTGACCAGGGAAAAGAACCCGCTAAACAAGATGCAATCCATTGTTGCCCTCTGTGGAAAACTCATCCGTGTATTCTACGCCATTCTCAGCAAGGGCGTTGATTACAATCCGGAGAAGATGATGGGCGATATTCAACAGTCGGTGAAAACAGCCGCATAA
- a CDS encoding sigma-70 family RNA polymerase sigma factor, which translates to MLDDVLLPSGSRDYVFDPKEVQAIAWFLTGLRREAIRLAKKYRQLDERELLILDGPAKQNADSDALSLIDTIFAAEDVSNSAEDAVFIQKALSLLTPQEQMVIKSTILDGFTERETARELEVSQPVVHRIKNRALNKLHHFILDEPTAK; encoded by the coding sequence ATACTTGACGATGTTTTATTACCGTCCGGTTCCCGCGATTATGTCTTTGATCCAAAGGAAGTTCAGGCGATTGCTTGGTTCTTAACCGGTCTGCGTCGCGAAGCGATCAGGTTGGCGAAAAAGTACCGGCAGTTGGATGAGCGCGAGCTTTTAATCTTGGATGGTCCGGCGAAGCAGAACGCTGATTCCGATGCATTGAGTTTGATTGATACGATCTTTGCCGCCGAAGATGTTTCCAATAGCGCGGAAGACGCGGTTTTTATCCAGAAAGCCCTCTCGTTGTTAACGCCACAAGAACAAATGGTGATTAAATCAACGATCCTGGATGGATTTACCGAACGGGAGACGGCTAGGGAACTGGAAGTGTCACAACCTGTAGTCCATCGCATAAAAAACCGCGCGTTAAACAAGTTGCATCATTTTATCCTGGACGAGCCCACCGCCAAGTAG
- a CDS encoding cell wall hydrolase, with protein MAGACLDNKSQFKGLDSVDLLARCIYSEAEDQSLTGKRGVYWVVVNRKAKNSSEFGGNTVAGVILKDGAFAGMDRSEALCPDTGSSAWSKSLSIAQNGGANPIGNCLWFNANWLYEERISYPNGNKHYTFPDPGSKPKKVIEEVVIQDHTFFRVEGY; from the coding sequence ATGGCAGGAGCATGTTTAGATAACAAAAGTCAATTTAAGGGGCTGGATAGCGTTGATTTACTTGCTCGTTGTATCTACTCTGAAGCCGAAGATCAATCGTTGACTGGAAAAAGAGGTGTTTACTGGGTTGTAGTAAACCGAAAAGCAAAGAACAGCAGTGAGTTCGGTGGAAATACTGTGGCCGGCGTTATATTAAAAGATGGGGCATTTGCAGGTATGGATCGAAGCGAAGCACTTTGTCCTGACACCGGCAGTAGTGCATGGAGTAAATCTCTAAGCATAGCTCAAAACGGTGGAGCGAACCCGATTGGTAATTGTCTCTGGTTTAATGCCAACTGGTTATATGAAGAGCGCATAAGTTATCCCAATGGCAATAAGCATTACACATTTCCTGATCCTGGTAGCAAACCTAAAAAAGTAATTGAAGAGGTTGTTATTCAAGATCACACATTTTTTCGTGTAGAAGGTTATTAA
- a CDS encoding sigma-70 family RNA polymerase sigma factor: MPSGSRDYVFDPKEARAIAWFLTGLRREAIRLAKKYRQLDERELLILDGPAEQNADSDALSLIDTIFTAEDVSNSAEDAVFIQKALSLLTPQEQMVIKATILDGFTERETARELEVSQPVVHRIKNRALNKLHHFILDEPTAK, translated from the coding sequence TTGCCGTCCGGTTCCCGCGATTATGTCTTTGATCCGAAGGAAGCTCGGGCGATTGCTTGGTTCTTAACCGGTCTGCGTCGCGAGGCGATCAGGTTGGCGAAAAAGTACCGGCAGTTGGATGAACGCGAGCTTTTAATCTTGGATGGTCCGGCGGAGCAGAACGCTGATTCCGATGCATTGAGTTTGATTGATACGATCTTTACCGCCGAAGATGTTTCCAATAGCGCGGAAGACGCGGTTTTTATCCAGAAAGCCCTCTCGTTGTTAACGCCACAAGAACAAATGGTGATTAAAGCAACGATCCTGGATGGATTTACCGAACGGGAGACGGCTAGGGAACTGGAAGTGTCACAACCTGTAGTCCATCGCATAAAAAACCGCGCGTTAAACAAGTTGCATCATTTTATCCTGGACGAGCCCACCGCCAAGTAG
- a CDS encoding helix-turn-helix domain-containing protein — protein sequence MKRKLKFHELVARAKNGDRKAFIQLVGQLNPAIKKYSHWSRHYNECYSDLIFGLMNAIHKYPA from the coding sequence TTGAAGAGGAAATTAAAGTTTCATGAGCTGGTTGCCAGGGCTAAAAATGGCGATAGAAAAGCTTTTATTCAACTGGTTGGTCAGCTAAATCCAGCGATTAAAAAGTATAGCCATTGGTCAAGGCATTATAATGAATGCTATTCGGATTTGATTTTTGGGTTAATGAATGCTATTCATAAGTATCCGGCTTGA
- a CDS encoding MDR family MFS transporter, translated as MNTENVKPAKEKLDPIVLRAAIVLLVGALAPLFDSTMVNVAIHTIASDMKTAISTVQWVTTGYVLAMGLVIPISGWATKRFGCKQSYIFSLVLFLIGSVCSILSWNIESLIVFRVIQGVGAGLLMPVLQTKLVQVSGGRNLGQTMSIISIPALLGPILGPVLGGIIVSSASWRAIFWVNIPICIVAIPLAIWGIPADKHVEKNASIDVIGMVLLSPAFALLIYGIAQVATHGGLNNSAVYVPLIIGVVLMAAYVVYALNTKREPALNLRLFKSVNFSASNILLIFSGIITNGALLMLPLYYQEVRGASALYAGLWLLPQGIGMLLTRSWAGKTADRNGSRNVVLLSLAAIAIGTLPFAFADTDTNMILLASALLIRGAGLGGLFIAIMASALIGLQREQVPHASISTRIFQTIGGAFGSAILATVAQHQMAGHTDTDLHAIAHAYDVSFWWAIGFTVIAAIPTLFLKMHKKSGSETPPQEK; from the coding sequence ATGAATACAGAGAATGTAAAACCGGCAAAAGAAAAACTCGATCCGATCGTGCTCAGAGCTGCTATTGTTCTGCTTGTCGGTGCGCTTGCGCCACTGTTTGATTCAACGATGGTCAATGTGGCCATCCATACAATTGCATCCGATATGAAAACAGCCATTTCCACCGTACAGTGGGTCACGACAGGATACGTTCTGGCGATGGGGTTGGTCATCCCGATTTCGGGGTGGGCCACCAAACGGTTTGGCTGCAAACAATCCTACATCTTTTCATTGGTGCTTTTTTTAATTGGCTCCGTATGCTCTATATTATCATGGAACATAGAAAGCCTGATTGTTTTTCGGGTCATTCAGGGTGTCGGCGCCGGGTTACTCATGCCGGTATTGCAAACGAAGCTTGTGCAAGTATCCGGCGGACGCAATCTCGGTCAGACCATGTCCATCATCAGCATTCCCGCTCTGCTCGGGCCGATCCTGGGCCCGGTGCTAGGAGGAATTATCGTCAGCAGTGCGAGCTGGCGCGCTATATTTTGGGTTAATATTCCGATTTGCATCGTGGCGATCCCGTTAGCCATATGGGGGATACCGGCCGACAAGCATGTGGAAAAGAACGCGTCCATTGATGTGATCGGTATGGTTTTGCTTTCCCCCGCGTTTGCCCTTCTGATCTACGGCATTGCTCAGGTGGCGACGCACGGAGGATTGAACAACAGCGCGGTCTATGTTCCTCTTATCATCGGCGTCGTTTTGATGGCTGCTTATGTCGTCTATGCTCTAAATACAAAACGGGAACCGGCTCTGAATCTGCGGCTGTTTAAATCTGTCAATTTTTCCGCTTCCAATATCCTGCTAATTTTCAGCGGGATTATCACGAACGGGGCTTTGCTAATGCTGCCGCTCTATTATCAGGAGGTGCGCGGAGCAAGCGCCCTGTACGCCGGATTGTGGTTGCTTCCGCAAGGCATAGGTATGCTGCTCACCAGAAGCTGGGCTGGAAAAACAGCCGACCGTAACGGCTCGCGCAATGTTGTGCTGCTAAGCCTCGCCGCCATTGCCATCGGTACACTGCCGTTTGCTTTTGCGGATACGGATACGAATATGATTCTTTTGGCTAGCGCCTTATTGATCAGAGGGGCGGGGCTTGGCGGTTTGTTTATTGCAATCATGGCATCCGCCCTCATTGGACTTCAAAGAGAGCAAGTTCCCCACGCAAGTATCTCCACGAGGATCTTCCAGACCATCGGCGGTGCTTTTGGGTCGGCCATTCTAGCGACCGTCGCTCAGCACCAAATGGCGGGCCACACCGATACCGACCTTCATGCGATTGCCCATGCATATGACGTCTCATTCTGGTGGGCAATTGGTTTTACCGTAATTGCCGCGATCCCCACGCTGTTCTTGAAGATGCATAAAAAATCGGGATCGGAAACGCCCCCGCAAGAAAAATAA
- a CDS encoding TetR/AcrR family transcriptional regulator, translated as MDERKKGTRRRGEILEEAILHAAWEELSETGYTDMTMKSVATRAGTNKAVLYRRWDNKTELAIAAIHKYLPKITNDIPNTGSLRSDLCAYLHARVEPLRIIGVQTIRGLIMEPVVWRSIISFMPQIIERRSESKLTAAMAAILKNAELRGEISLEKLTPRIISLPLDLLQYELITKLEPVSDEVIEEIVDNIFIPLVHVQAGIIK; from the coding sequence GTGGATGAACGAAAGAAGGGTACGCGCCGTCGCGGAGAAATTTTGGAAGAGGCGATCCTGCATGCCGCATGGGAGGAGCTCTCCGAAACCGGCTATACGGATATGACGATGAAAAGCGTCGCAACGCGGGCGGGGACAAATAAGGCCGTCCTTTATCGCCGTTGGGACAATAAGACGGAGCTTGCGATTGCCGCCATACATAAATATTTGCCGAAAATTACAAATGATATTCCAAACACAGGTAGCCTGCGCAGTGATCTGTGTGCTTATCTGCATGCGCGTGTTGAACCGCTGAGAATAATTGGCGTGCAGACGATCAGGGGGCTTATTATGGAACCGGTGGTGTGGCGCAGTATAATCTCATTCATGCCGCAAATCATTGAGCGTAGATCAGAGAGCAAGCTGACGGCGGCTATGGCGGCGATTTTGAAAAACGCGGAACTTCGCGGTGAAATAAGCCTTGAGAAGCTAACGCCCCGGATCATCTCGTTGCCGTTGGATCTGCTGCAGTACGAGCTGATTACAAAGCTGGAGCCCGTATCCGACGAAGTCATAGAAGAGATTGTCGATAATATTTTTATTCCTCTTGTTCATGTGCAGGCGGGTATTATCAAATAG
- a CDS encoding MarR family transcriptional regulator, which yields MRGQTHQYGPEKYICFKLSKVMRRVQRYYESNLASFEITPVQFYVLSALWENDGMKFKELARGINMDGSTLTGILDRMERGGYVERRNDPEDRRSLLIFLTSKAKEHGASMIKLAEKLDMEIKGQFSPADFNTFLKVLDELIDTDEKP from the coding sequence ATGCGTGGTCAAACACACCAGTACGGACCGGAAAAATATATCTGCTTTAAACTAAGCAAGGTAATGCGCAGGGTGCAGCGGTATTATGAAAGCAACCTGGCCTCTTTTGAAATCACTCCCGTACAGTTTTACGTATTAAGTGCGCTGTGGGAGAATGACGGCATGAAATTTAAAGAACTGGCCAGGGGCATAAATATGGACGGCTCCACTCTTACCGGTATTCTGGACCGTATGGAGCGCGGGGGGTATGTAGAAAGAAGAAACGACCCGGAGGATCGCCGCTCCTTGTTGATTTTTTTAACTTCCAAGGCTAAGGAACATGGCGCATCCATGATTAAACTGGCTGAAAAGCTGGATATGGAAATAAAAGGGCAGTTTTCCCCGGCGGATTTTAATACATTTTTAAAAGTGCTGGATGAACTTATTGACACCGATGAAAAACCTTAA